The DNA region CTATAGTGAAACACTCCCATCAATCAACCACTACTCCACTCTATCTCTAGTGATGAGGTATTGATGGTATGGGTTCTCTAGTAACCGACTTGTTTAGGAAACCTACGGCCATTAATAACCTCCTTCAGTGGCAGAGTCATCATCCTCTGCCACTGAAGAGAGGAATCCCCAAAGGCCAATTTCTTAAGCTGAGATGCAACTGCTCTTCTCTCGACACCTTTGAGAGGAGGGCAGGGGAATTAGTGGATAGATTCATCAGAAGAGGATATCCTATGAATGTATTAAAAACATGCTAGGGCAGCTAATAGCATTTCTTTGCTGGTACCCAAGGATAGAGATCAAAATGATGGTTTGATACTTCTGATAGGGACTTTTGATGAGAGGCGTAGTGACGTGATGGGTATTTTGAGGACCTATTAGAATGTCTTAAAGCTTGATCCCGATATTAAAGAAATGATTACATCTAAACCGTCAGTAACATATCGTAGATGACGCAATTTGAAGGACCGTTTGGTCCATAGCCATCTACAAGTGAATCGCCCAGACCCTAAGTGCCTTTGATTGTTACCAAACGGGATCAGCTtcagtacactccctgacagaacttatgtcgcttatccattttatgtaaataaaacttataacctgacgttaataaCTTCTGTCAGGAAAGGTGTATTACAACAGAGAGTTTATTAACTGTTCTTACTGAGGGTATCGTTTACCTTGGTAAATGTACCTGTCCTAAGACATATGTAGGGAAGACCATACGTGAATTCAGGAAACGATTCGTAGAACATATAAGGGATATTAGAAAGGAGGATACCCATGTATCTAGACGTGTGGGAATTTCACGATGGAAATGCCAAGGTGATAAAGTTTCAGGGTGTTGAGAGGATTTTGATAATAGGATTTCAAGGAAAGAGGCACCATGGATGTTTCAATTGAAAACGGTTAATCCATTGGGTCTCAATGAATGCATCTCCTATACCCCCTTTATCTAGGAATCTGGGACTGTTTGATTGGATTTGAACATTGGGAATGTATTATCTACACTGGGAAAATGGTATCGATATTGTGGGGTTATGATGGAAGAGATGGTGAGGAGGACTTTTTATTAATATGATGGCATATATCAACCATAGTAATAGGAATGGATCTAAGTAAGAGGATATTGAACTAGATAATTGTAGGATATGGGGGAGAAGAAGGATAAACATGTAAGGGTTTTTAATAGGGTTGGAAAATGAGTTATGAGGATATGACTTAATCCCATTCCCTTCCTGTATATTTAAATAACAAATAAAATACATAAGTATTAAAAGTTTTTTGCTTTTGTATAAGGAGTCTATGGTATTGAGTAGGGAATGGGAGTTTATGGAATAAGGAAACAATAGGATTGGATATGCCTCTAATGGAGTTTGAGATTAAACCATTGATTTATTTTCTCCCTCACCTGTTCTTTTTCTCCCATCTCCCCCTATTCCCTCTTCAATATCCCCTACAGATAAGTAGCAAGATATAAGTATGAAATATAATTTACATCTTTATAAAGAGTCTATTAAATGTGATTGGATAATGTCATGAAACGAGTTAAGGGAAGATGGGAATTTCTCTTCCTGTAATGTTCTGTCCACTCCTTATACGGTTTTGTTTTTTGTATATTACAGCCCTCATTGATATGCATATGGAGATAGCGGGTAATATATATGTTTATCTTCAATTGTTTCTGTCTCCCCACTTATGCTATtcctatttttttgtgttttactgTTGGCTATAAAGTATCGGATGTGGCGCTATGTAATGTTAGCGTTACCTCATATTTGATAGTCTCCTTTGTGAGTCTATCTGTGTACTTGTTACTTAGTGACGGCCGTCTTCTTGCTGACATGATGGCACCGTCACTACACGTGACCGCCTTCTATTGGCTCCTTGTTGGGGAGTCTCTGGTTGGCCAGTGCATGTACGCGTCGGAAGTGGGATGCGGGGTGTTGTTTATATATGCTGGGCTTCCATGCTACTGCATGCAGCTCTTATCGTGTCCGGGAGTATGACGCTCCTGTGTAAATCTATAAGCAAAAAGTAAAATAGATAGCCTTTTGATGTAGCCTAATATAATAGTGAAGGGCGAAATGCATTGAGGCGACATTACCTAGGTGTGACAGAGCCCATTATCAGGGCTCAGCACCTTTGCTAGGCTCTGAACTGATCAGTCCCATATCGGTTTCCAGGGATAGTATGTGCCTATGGGGGGTGACTTCTAATGGTTGAATGAGAATGAGGTGATCTATTTAGATACTGTATGTCACTCCTTTATCTCATTTTGCTTAAGGAGCTCAAGCTTTTAGTATTTTAACTATAGTGACACTGGATCAGAGCATTAGGTGGTGTTGTATATTTAGCGAATGATTTAGCGAATGAATTCTTAATGAAATTGGCACATTGAATGATGTGTAATGGATAAAATGGTAATATTGGCTTGACTATAAAAGATCCAATGTCACTTTGATATGTCCAATGGGGATAATTTGCAATAATTTATTCACTTTAGTTTACTGATAGTTTAATACTTATAAATGGCCTTTCAGTAATTAGTAATGACATATCATCATTTCCTCAGAATAAGGGCATAATGCAATAATCATTAAGCGCATTTCATATTAAAAGATACCTAGTGGAACGCTCCTTCATCACTAGAGATATAGTGGGTAGTGGTTGATTGGATGGAGTGTTTCGCCTATAGAGTATGTATGTGTCCATGATTCTGACAATATAGTGTCCTATTTTATTTGTATTAGTGTACTCCGTGAACCCCCTACTGATAAAAACAGGGGGTCTTGTGGACAGACTGCACGCAAGCACGGTGGATGATTTATATATTACTAAaatattattaaaagttaagttttattatttttccactaCAGTCATGCTCCCCCCGCCCCTCTCATTTACCATCTTTTGATATTTCTTCAGATCACCTCTCCCTTGTAGCATTCCTGATGTATAGACAAGCATACATGTTCTTTCATTGGTGACAAACCCATACAGGTTTTAGTTCATTAACTTGCCCTGACCTGTAATTGTAGATAAGCAAAAAGCTCTCCTACTTTTGTCAGCACATTCTAGAAAAGTGCACTGCTTTCTTAATGTAGTTTAATTTTTCTTATTAGAGTGCAAAACTTTTAAATTGTCAGATTAGCTTTACAATAAATGCAGTTTCAGGGTAAATATACAGAATGATATGTTTCTGatcatttcaacatttttttttcttctagatcTATTGGATCTGCAGTGGATGAGAAGTTTCTCTTTACCACCAGTCGCTCTGATTGGGTGGCTGAATCTTGCAGACTTCAATTAACTAAAATGGATAAAACGGATAATCAGCAAAAGTCTGAGTTTCCCAGAAAGCCTATAGAAAAGAATGGTTCTACAAAACTGTCACATGGTGATGTGTCTCCTCAATTATATGTTGGCCATGTAAAAGGCCTGCAAAAAGTGTTTGAAAGTATTAGCTCAAAAGATGATGTTATCCATCACAAAGTAATACCCAAATCCCAACAGTATGGATCTCTTAGGGAAAAGAGACATAAAGTGCCTCAAGATGCCCCTGTTAATCCAGGAGTTCATGGTCCAGTTTTCTCTACAGTTTACAATCCTGTCAGAAAAGATCACTTAAAGGAAAGAAGTGAACAAGTAAGAGTGACAGTAACTGAAAATACTGGAAAAGTAAACACTTCTACAGTTCCATTAGTATCACAGAGTAATATGGACagtaatagaaaaaaaatggaaagcAAAGGTAGTATAAAGACATACATTGCAAATGTGGAATTAACCAATATATGCCATTCTGGCTATGAAGACAACtataggaaagaaaaaaaacaacttccagATCTTAAGCTTCCCCCTAGGACATCAACACCACCCCCATTGAGGACTAAGAATAATTCTTCTATTTCACTAAGTTCACCAAGAGGATGGAAAAATGAGAATGTTATTGTCCGTTCACCTCTAGCTTCTGCACACAAGTTTGAAAATCACAGGAATAATTCCTCTCGAATGCCACCTCAAATATCACACAATTTTTTCTTTTCAGAAGACAATGATTTATGTGCTAAAATAGGTTTAGAAACAAACCAAAATGTAAAAATGTATGAAGGAAACCCAATCCATTCAAGAGATCTAACCATCAAAGATCATCATGCAAAGAACTCACAAGAATCATATAAAGCAGAACTTAAACTCTTGCCCCAAGTCACTGTACTCCATGATGTGAGTCATATTGTTGATGGAAAAGAGGCATTACACAATCGAAACTTTGAGAAGTTTGCAAACACCAAAAACAATGAAATTCAAAAAGACTCTATATCAAATGCTAATCTAGAACCAGGAGAAATGCAGGAAGAATTTACTGGTACATTTCTTGCAGAAAGAATGTTGATAGATGACACACCTTATCAAGAAACAAGCACATCAGAAATGGTAAAATCAAGAGGTAAGGAGGTCGATGTAGACGAAACTATGAAAAAGGTTGATAGTAAGCTCAGTCATGAGATCCTTCCTATAATAACTCAAAGAAGAAATCCACCCTCTTTTACACATGATGCCTCCATTAAACTGGAAGACACACATAGAGAGAAACATTCAAATGAATTTAAGAATCACAATGCTCCACGCTTCATGGATATAAATTATACCAAAGGCGACAGTAAGGTTATGTCACATGAGAATAGAAATAAGATAGCTGGGGACATACACACCAGCAAAGAAGTGAAAAGTAAATATCAGCCCACCTTAATCCATAATAAAATTGTAAATGAAGGAAAGCATGACTCTATTCATTTAAATAGAAGAGCAAATGATGAAATTAGACATCTTGAAGGCTCAGTCAGTGATCAACCACTTGAAGAGACCAATACAAGGCTAAAATATAAAGTGGAGGAATTGAGTAAAAAACATGGAGCATTACCTCACTGGGACTATAGTACTAAGAACCACTTAAAATGTAATACTAATATTTCTCTTGAAAATCAATCTACAGCTGTAGCACAGCAGAATAACCCTGCAACTGATCAATCAGAGGAAAAAGTTTTATTTGTGACCACTGAAGGTAAGCACAGTATACATGTCGAAGCAGATATTATGAGATCTGCTAATAATGAAGAAAGAAAAACAGATTTGGCAGATAGAGTTGGTGGTGCCATCAATCATTTACCAATAAACAAAGCAATAGCAGAAAGTTACATAGTACAAACAGAAATGGACATTCCTGAAGGTGAGAATGGTGTTGCGTGGAAGAAATCTGTACATAAAAAAGAAAAGGACAGAATTGAGGAAGGGTCGACCATAGGTTATAATTATCGCAATGAGAAAGCCAGGAAAGACAAAGAATTAATTAACCGAGAGCAACCAGATATGATTTCTATAACAGcagtagatagacagacagatcacATGAATGAAATTAATGAAGAAAACAGAGAAATGGGCACTCTTCATGCTTTGGATATATCAGTGCAGTCTGAACATGAAATAGCAGAATTGAGAGATCAACCAAATAATATTGTAAGAACTATATCGTCAATGGATGAAGATAGATGCAAATatgaacaaaatgtatggtccagtgAAGTATTGTCCACTAAGTCAGACCAAGCGTTACAAATGGATTTGAATCTAAATGTTTATAGAGATGTAATTGACCATGGTTGTAAATTCGCACTCAGTGTGGAAAGAGAGAGGGGACAAATGGAAAATATATGGGACATACCAAAAAATACTACAGTGGTGAAAAACATAGTAAATATGATTGAGGAAAAGAGTGATGAAGTTGATATATCAATGGTAGACATCATAGACCAGAGTATACTGGATGCTACTGTAACAAAACATGAGTCAGCTTCGAATACAATTTATCTGTTTGCCAGTGATATGACAGTAAACACAGAGGTTGAGGAGTCAAATGAGTTAATGACAGATGCCGAATATAATGAGGAGCAAGCAGCATGCGAGAAATTTGCCCTAgttgactcatctgcagagatcagTGAACAACCGTGTAGCAATTTAAAAGAAGATCCAGATAACATGTTGAGTATGGGTGTAAATGGCAGTCGCCTGTCGAAAACATGTTGTGAAAATACAGCACAAGCAGATGACTTCAACGTGAATCATAATTTACAAAATGCCGACCTCATAAGTGAACACCATAAGAATGAAAGACAAACTTTGGATGTGATTACTCAATTTCTTGATAACAATGTTGTGGAGAAAATAATTGTTGTTAGTGCAGATGACGTAAGTGCAGATGACATTAGTATTTGTAGTGAAAAAGATGAAGATAGAAATATAAAACAATTTATAAGTGAGCCTGTGGATCAGACTAGGGAATTGGTACTTTACAAAGCTGAACTGACTGgaagcatttctgcaacaaaagaaTGTTTAACAGTAGACCATTATAATTCAACAATGGAGGATACGTTAACTCTCCCTATGTATGAAGCTAATCAAGGGCATCTGAGCCATGTTGATGATCATCAAAACAGTGTAGACAAACAATTAGTGGAAAATATCAATTTGGCAGGGGAAGAAAAGGAAAATGAGATAAGTCAGCAAGCTAATGTAAAAGAAGTAGTTGAAGATCCTTTAAGTGGTATACTAATGGGCCAGGTACAAAAAGAGGCCATATTGTCGAATGATAAATGTTTAATAGCTAAAATTGAAGATACATGGTATGATGAAAACGATGCATTAGATCTGGATGTGAAAAAAGCAAAACTTCTTATTATGGATATCAGTAATGAAATACATGACCCTGCAAGGTTTGAAATTCCCAACCCTGTTTTATCTAGTACTGATATTAGGGACTCCACCAATAATCTGCCAACTGAAAATACTCAGATGAGTAAACTTATAGCAAATCAAATTACAGATGAAGTAAATCATTGGAAAATTCAGTCAGATAATCTATCCTTGAAAGAAGGCCAGGCAGAAAGTTTACATGAGTTATCTACTGTAGCTTTGAACAGTTGTGATCCTCAGACTACTGTAACATTACATAGTAGTGATCCACAGACCATTGAAACATTGCACAGTGAAGATCCTCAATCTATTGTAACATTGTACAGTAGTGATCTGCAGACTACTGGAACATTACACAGTAGTGATGTGCAGACTTCTGGAACATTGCATACCAGTGATCCACAGACTACTGAAACATTGCACAGTATAGATCCTCAATCTATTGTAACATTGCACAATAGTGATCTGCAGCCTACTGGAACATTGTGTAGTAGTGATCTACAGATTACTGGAACATTGAATACTAGACATCCACAGACTTCTGGAATATTACAAACTAGTGATCTTCAGACTACTGCAACATTTCATACTAGTGATTCACAGACTAATGGAACATTGAATACTAGACATCCACAGTCTTCTGAAACATTACATACTAGTTATCTGCAGACTACTGGAACATTGCACAGTAGTGATCCTCAAACTACTGGAACATTGCACAGAAGTGATCTTCAGACTACTGGAACATTGCATACTAGTGATTCGCAAACTACTGGAACCTTGCACAGTAGTGATCCTCAGACTACTGAAACATCGCACAGAAGTGATCTTCAGACTACTGGAAGATTGCACAGTAGTGATCTACAGACTACTGGAATATTGCACAGTAGTGATCTACAGACTACTGGAACATTGCACAGTAGTGATCCTCAGACTACTGGAACATTGTACAGTGGTGATCTACAGACTACTGGAACATTGCACAGTGGTAATCTGAGGACTACTGAGACATTGCAAATTGGTGATCCACGGACTACTGGGACATTACACATTGGTGATCCATGGACTACTGGGACATTACACATTGGTGATCCGCAGACTTCTGGGACATTGCATGGTGGTGATCCGCAGACTAATGGAACATTGCACATTGGTGATTCCCTGACTACTGGAAATTTGCACAGTAGTAATCTGCTGACTGCTATACAAGGAAATGAAAATGAACTCCTAGAAAGCAAAAATATTGACACACATGATTCCAACATTTATGTCTTTTTAAACAAATTTAATGGAGAAATTCCTGGGATCTTAATCTCAGAtgtggagaaaataaaaaatactgtagGGAATATGTCTGGTCTAAATACAATTTACTCACAAGTGCAACAAAACTCAGTGGAGCAAGAACAAATGACTGAAAGTGTTCAACATTTCTATCTTCCCAAATCAGAAAAACATACACTAGACGATGCAAGGGCACAATATGGTATAAATGCTATAAAAGAGGAAGAAATAGAAGCTTTAGAAAATATGGAGATTTGGGTGAGCAAATTGCGACAATTCGAAACCCCTGAGTTTATGAAACAACTTAGAGAACCTCGTCAGCCTCGTTCCTCTGGACTAAACATGTGTGGTATTTTACCCCCTATAAAAGAGGATCAAGGTTCTCCAAAGAGTGACCACTTTGTTTTCAGGTTGCCTATTCCagatataaaagaaaataaaattaTTTCTGAAGAAAGTGAATTAACAGACGAGCCTAATGCAGCGCAACAGAGTGAAACCTCAGAACCAGGTGAACAGAAATATTCATGGGAAAGAAATACAGAAAGGTCTGCGGTTAGGTCCTCCCCACTGGAACTAATGAGAAAACACTCTGGTGATGAGGTTTCTAGAAGTGACAGCTACaagaattttattgcacaaaatattaGTCAAAGGCAAAGTTCTATAATTGGCTCTTTACTTCTGTCTGAAAGAATAGACAAAAAGACAGATGCATCTGAAGGGAAGCACTATTCCAGACTTGAAAGCAGTTTTCTCCTTAGCAGTTACCTGAAACCCCAGAATGATGATCAGAGTGTGACAGAAGAGACAGAAACAGTTTCAGAGAATACATCTGAAAATGATATCACTACAATCACAATAAATGATACTTCTACTAGCACTACAGAAAAATCTAAACAAGAAGAGAGTGTGGACTCTACCATTCCAAAGATGGACCATGTAGCAAACATTGATTCAGATGAGCGACCATCCAAGCTAGAGTTGTCAGTGTCTTCTCCATTAAAGATTTTCCCGGATGTCTGGGTGAGATttacaaaaaaatgtaataacTTATTTTATATgctaattaaagggattgtccggacTGAAATTAAGTTTGTACAGGAGACTGCTGGCTTGCCAAATCAAGAGAGTGTCTGATacgcacactgtcatgattctccaTTATTCTCAGAACGAGTGAGTGAGCAGGCATTCACATGATGACATGCTTGCAATTTGAATACTTACGGTCACAAGCGATGTAGATTTATCTGATTTCTCTCCATTGACGAGAATTGAGAGAAGCCAAATCGGTATAGTCGATATGTGACTactagtatgaaaatcgcatatatgTGGTTACGTGACTGCCCACCTGTGTGTGTAATTAATTACCCCTTGAGCTGAGAGATAAATATATGTCATGATCAGGCGCTAGTTTCGGCATCTTAGGCtgttttcacatttgcggttgtgtccgcagcgtttatgccgcatacttctgcatgcgttgtgtttttctatatttaacattatgaACGCAGGTACATGCGATTGGatgctttttgccgcgtttgacgatgcatgcgttgtTTCGTTGTCTGCGGCTTGGCTCAGTAAATGCAACATGTTGTAATTTCGGAGGCgtgaatttgccgcctagaaacgtatgcggttgtttgcAGAAGGAATGCGTTGAAAAAATGCATTTcagtctatgagaacgcatgcgttcgcaagcacatgcttttgtttgcgtttgtgaacgcatgcgtttttccacaGTAAAatctgtctagacactgattagccaccccccacatacaaactgataaaaagagggagtgggcatttgcagtccaCAACTCTGAAGACTGGGAAGAAGATCAGATGCTGGAAAGAACCTGTGAGGAATCTCCACTTTGGACAATGTGAGTATAAAAGCCAATGTCtgtcttttcttttt from Ranitomeya variabilis isolate aRanVar5 chromosome 3, aRanVar5.hap1, whole genome shotgun sequence includes:
- the CRYBG2 gene encoding beta/gamma crystallin domain-containing protein 2 isoform X3, coding for MSDCVHRSLSYRSIGSAVDEKFLFTTSRSDWVAESCRLQLTKMDKTDNQQKSEFPRKPIEKNGSTKLSHGDVSPQLYVGHVKGLQKVFESISSKDDVIHHKVIPKSQQYGSLREKRHKVPQDAPVNPGVHGPVFSTVYNPVRKDHLKERSEQVRVTVTENTGKVNTSTVPLVSQSNMDSNRKKMESKGSIKTYIANVELTNICHSGYEDNYRKEKKQLPDLKLPPRTSTPPPLRTKNNSSISLSSPRGWKNENVIVRSPLASAHKFENHRNNSSRMPPQISHNFFFSEDNDLCAKIGLETNQNVKMYEGNPIHSRDLTIKDHHAKNSQESYKAELKLLPQVTVLHDVSHIVDGKEALHNRNFEKFANTKNNEIQKDSISNANLEPGEMQEEFTGTFLAERMLIDDTPYQETSTSEMVKSRGKEVDVDETMKKVDSKLSHEILPIITQRRNPPSFTHDASIKLEDTHREKHSNEFKNHNAPRFMDINYTKGDSKVMSHENRNKIAGDIHTSKEVKSKYQPTLIHNKIVNEGKHDSIHLNRRANDEIRHLEGSVSDQPLEETNTRLKYKVEELSKKHGALPHWDYSTKNHLKCNTNISLENQSTAVAQQNNPATDQSEEKVLFVTTEGKHSIHVEADIMRSANNEERKTDLADRVGGAINHLPINKAIAESYIVQTEMDIPEGENGVAWKKSVHKKEKDRIEEGSTIGYNYRNEKARKDKELINREQPDMISITAVDRQTDHMNEINEENREMGTLHALDISVQSEHEIAELRDQPNNIVRTISSMDEDRCKYEQNVWSSEVLSTKSDQALQMDLNLNVYRDVIDHGCKFALSVERERGQMENIWDIPKNTTVVKNIVNMIEEKSDEVDISMVDIIDQSILDATVTKHESASNTIYLFASDMTVNTEVEESNELMTDAEYNEEQAACEKFALVDSSAEISEQPCSNLKEDPDNMLSMGVNGSRLSKTCCENTAQADDFNVNHNLQNADLISEHHKNERQTLDVITQFLDNNVVEKIIVVSADDVSADDISICSEKDEDRNIKQFISEPVDQTRELVLYKAELTGSISATKECLTVDHYNSTMEDTLTLPMYEANQGHLSHVDDHQNSVDKQLVENINLAGEEKENEISQQANVKEVVEDPLSGILMGQVQKEAILSNDKCLIAKIEDTWYDENDALDLDVKKAKLLIMDISNEIHDPARFEIPNPVLSSTDIRDSTNNLPTENTQMSKLIANQITDEVNHWKIQSDNLSLKEGQAESLHELSTVALNSCDPQTTVTLHSSDPQTIETLHSEDPQSIVTLYSSDLQTTGTLHSSDVQTSGTLHTSDPQTTETLHSIDPQSIVTLHNSDLQPTGTLCSSDLQITGTLNTRHPQTSGILQTSDLQTTATFHTSDSQTNGTLNTRHPQSSETLHTSYLQTTGTLHSSDPQTTGTLHRSDLQTTGTLHTSDSQTTGTLHSSDPQTTETSHRSDLQTTGRLHSSDLQTTGILHSSDLQTTGTLHSSDPQTTGTLYSGDLQTTGTLHSGNLRTTETLQIGDPRTTGTLHIGDPWTTGTLHIGDPQTSGTLHGGDPQTNGTLHIGDSLTTGNLHSSNLLTAIQGNENELLESKNIDTHDSNIYVFLNKFNGEIPGILISDVEKIKNTVGNMSGLNTIYSQVQQNSVEQEQMTESVQHFYLPKSEKHTLDDARAQYGINAIKEEEIEALENMEIWVSKLRQFETPEFMKQLREPRQPRSSGLNMCGILPPIKEDQGSPKSDHFVFRLPIPDIKENKIISEESELTDEPNAAQQSETSEPGEQKYSWERNTERSAVRSSPLELMRKHSGDEVSRSDSYKNFIAQNISQRQSSIIGSLLLSERIDKKTDASEGKHYSRLESSFLLSSYLKPQNDDQSVTEETETVSENTSENDITTITINDTSTSTTEKSKQEESVDSTIPKMDHVANIDSDERPSKLELSVSSPLKIFPDVWHHPEKSHGKLNPRPGKIMLFSEPGFKGHVYEIFSDVGNMCNWELQGTISVRIIRGGWLLYEKPHFRGKRVMLSEGDTDLSCPWEIQHKSAENPEDTQKPKSWIGSLRHIVRDFQVPRISLFMDENGEGNKITILGATADSCVNGQPTKTESIIVHSGLWLVYSKPFFEGDPYILEPGGYPNRKAWNGHDSHLCSLQPARIGGPAVEKPNEPKILLFEHPEFKGHHWEVTKDLHLLQGEPNQHGERLTNVGSLKVFGGCWVAYEKESFHGHQYLLEEGEYQNWSQWGGCTEALGSLRHIRTDFSEPEIILYEKPGCLEGSCLRLNEALADIEVAQYGTNTCSVQVLNGVWVAYENVDFSGEQYILEKGIYHNYQDWGAKDSHISSVQPVLQVGGQNLQYLPKIQLFSEPNFHGDRVMHTEDLVLLPKTFSPQSCRIEGGSWILYENENCCGEQYILDEGDYPTRTAMGCQAISMVQSLKKVPLYFSTPSISLHGLERFEGKEIEFTSSVRSLQSEGYNNHVLSIKVASGIWVVYEHSDFRGRQWLLERTQITNWLLFSGIQRIGSLCPIRQRRVYFRLRNRALGLFLGVPEPAENMKAARVQVTEPRVRSCNLWYYEEGRVKNQMTPQMSLQVVGMATPGTKVVMWSEGRKPIQTWSLEDSGHIMSCLFEGLCLDVKGGHSYDSDHVVVWETAKDRLTQVWDLEVF
- the CRYBG2 gene encoding beta/gamma crystallin domain-containing protein 2 isoform X4; translation: MDKTDNQQKSEFPRKPIEKNGSTKLSHGDVSPQLYVGHVKGLQKVFESISSKDDVIHHKVIPKSQQYGSLREKRHKVPQDAPVNPGVHGPVFSTVYNPVRKDHLKERSEQVRVTVTENTGKVNTSTVPLVSQSNMDSNRKKMESKGSIKTYIANVELTNICHSGYEDNYRKEKKQLPDLKLPPRTSTPPPLRTKNNSSISLSSPRGWKNENVIVRSPLASAHKFENHRNNSSRMPPQISHNFFFSEDNDLCAKIGLETNQNVKMYEGNPIHSRDLTIKDHHAKNSQESYKAELKLLPQVTVLHDVSHIVDGKEALHNRNFEKFANTKNNEIQKDSISNANLEPGEMQEEFTGTFLAERMLIDDTPYQETSTSEMVKSRGKEVDVDETMKKVDSKLSHEILPIITQRRNPPSFTHDASIKLEDTHREKHSNEFKNHNAPRFMDINYTKGDSKVMSHENRNKIAGDIHTSKEVKSKYQPTLIHNKIVNEGKHDSIHLNRRANDEIRHLEGSVSDQPLEETNTRLKYKVEELSKKHGALPHWDYSTKNHLKCNTNISLENQSTAVAQQNNPATDQSEEKVLFVTTEGKHSIHVEADIMRSANNEERKTDLADRVGGAINHLPINKAIAESYIVQTEMDIPEGENGVAWKKSVHKKEKDRIEEGSTIGYNYRNEKARKDKELINREQPDMISITAVDRQTDHMNEINEENREMGTLHALDISVQSEHEIAELRDQPNNIVRTISSMDEDRCKYEQNVWSSEVLSTKSDQALQMDLNLNVYRDVIDHGCKFALSVERERGQMENIWDIPKNTTVVKNIVNMIEEKSDEVDISMVDIIDQSILDATVTKHESASNTIYLFASDMTVNTEVEESNELMTDAEYNEEQAACEKFALVDSSAEISEQPCSNLKEDPDNMLSMGVNGSRLSKTCCENTAQADDFNVNHNLQNADLISEHHKNERQTLDVITQFLDNNVVEKIIVVSADDVSADDISICSEKDEDRNIKQFISEPVDQTRELVLYKAELTGSISATKECLTVDHYNSTMEDTLTLPMYEANQGHLSHVDDHQNSVDKQLVENINLAGEEKENEISQQANVKEVVEDPLSGILMGQVQKEAILSNDKCLIAKIEDTWYDENDALDLDVKKAKLLIMDISNEIHDPARFEIPNPVLSSTDIRDSTNNLPTENTQMSKLIANQITDEVNHWKIQSDNLSLKEGQAESLHELSTVALNSCDPQTTVTLHSSDPQTIETLHSEDPQSIVTLYSSDLQTTGTLHSSDVQTSGTLHTSDPQTTETLHSIDPQSIVTLHNSDLQPTGTLCSSDLQITGTLNTRHPQTSGILQTSDLQTTATFHTSDSQTNGTLNTRHPQSSETLHTSYLQTTGTLHSSDPQTTGTLHRSDLQTTGTLHTSDSQTTGTLHSSDPQTTETSHRSDLQTTGRLHSSDLQTTGILHSSDLQTTGTLHSSDPQTTGTLYSGDLQTTGTLHSGNLRTTETLQIGDPRTTGTLHIGDPWTTGTLHIGDPQTSGTLHGGDPQTNGTLHIGDSLTTGNLHSSNLLTAIQGNENELLESKNIDTHDSNIYVFLNKFNGEIPGILISDVEKIKNTVGNMSGLNTIYSQVQQNSVEQEQMTESVQHFYLPKSEKHTLDDARAQYGINAIKEEEIEALENMEIWVSKLRQFETPEFMKQLREPRQPRSSGLNMCGILPPIKEDQGSPKSDHFVFRLPIPDIKENKIISEESELTDEPNAAQQSETSEPGEQKYSWERNTERSAVRSSPLELMRKHSGDEVSRSDSYKNFIAQNISQRQSSIIGSLLLSERIDKKTDASEGKHYSRLESSFLLSSYLKPQNDDQSVTEETETVSENTSENDITTITINDTSTSTTEKSKQEESVDSTIPKMDHVANIDSDERPSKLELSVSSPLKIFPDVWHHPEKSHGKLNPRPGKIMLFSEPGFKGHVYEIFSDVGNMCNWELQGTISVRIIRGGWLLYEKPHFRGKRVMLSEGDTDLSCPWEIQHKSAENPEDTQKPKSWIGSLRHIVRDFQVPRISLFMDENGEGNKITILGATADSCVNGQPTKTESIIVHSGLWLVYSKPFFEGDPYILEPGGYPNRKAWNGHDSHLCSLQPARIGGPAVEKPNEPKILLFEHPEFKGHHWEVTKDLHLLQGEPNQHGERLTNVGSLKVFGGCWVAYEKESFHGHQYLLEEGEYQNWSQWGGCTEALGSLRHIRTDFSEPEIILYEKPGCLEGSCLRLNEALADIEVAQYGTNTCSVQVLNGVWVAYENVDFSGEQYILEKGIYHNYQDWGAKDSHISSVQPVLQVGGQNLQYLPKIQLFSEPNFHGDRVMHTEDLVLLPKTFSPQSCRIEGGSWILYENENCCGEQYILDEGDYPTRTAMGCQAISMVQSLKKVPLYFSTPSISLHGLERFEGKEIEFTSSVRSLQSEGYNNHVLSIKVASGIWVVYEHSDFRGRQWLLERTQITNWLLFSGIQRIGSLCPIRQRRVYFRLRNRALGLFLGVPEPAENMKAARVQVTEPRVRSCNLWYYEEGRVKNQMTPQMSLQVVGMATPGTKVVMWSEGRKPIQTWSLEDSGHIMSCLFEGLCLDVKGGHSYDSDHVVVWETAKDRLTQVWDLEVF